A DNA window from Corallococcus soli contains the following coding sequences:
- a CDS encoding CHAP domain-containing protein, which yields MRRGVWVGALVSALVWGGAAEAANKATATKKATPVLLSERALWRAKSWVGLTTLASVSQTMNDDCSGMTRLAFQQRRLDLLPDDVLPEENGVTAIHRKAQALGMMTEAPAPGALVFFKETFDRNRDGLINDGLTHIGIVERVGADGTVTFVHKSGGLVKRSRFNLQQPEARRDEKGRVVNDWLRRKGKKTRGYLAGELVAGFAAVDERWRSPEPQRVASARFVVKGDATGAQR from the coding sequence ATGAGACGAGGCGTGTGGGTGGGCGCGTTGGTGAGCGCGCTGGTGTGGGGGGGCGCGGCCGAGGCCGCGAACAAGGCGACGGCGACGAAGAAGGCCACGCCGGTGCTGCTGTCGGAGCGGGCGCTGTGGCGGGCGAAGTCCTGGGTGGGGCTGACGACGCTGGCGTCGGTGAGCCAGACGATGAACGATGACTGCTCGGGGATGACGCGGCTGGCCTTCCAGCAGCGGCGGTTGGACCTGCTGCCCGACGACGTGCTGCCGGAGGAGAACGGCGTCACCGCCATCCACCGCAAGGCCCAGGCGCTCGGGATGATGACGGAGGCGCCCGCGCCGGGGGCGCTGGTGTTCTTCAAGGAGACGTTCGACCGCAACCGCGACGGGCTCATCAACGATGGCCTCACGCACATCGGCATCGTGGAGCGGGTGGGCGCGGATGGCACGGTGACGTTCGTGCACAAGTCCGGTGGGCTGGTGAAGCGCTCGCGCTTCAACCTCCAGCAGCCGGAAGCGCGCCGGGATGAGAAGGGCCGCGTGGTCAACGACTGGCTGCGCCGCAAGGGGAAGAAGACGCGCGGCTATCTGGCCGGAGAGCTGGTGGCGGGCTTCGCCGCCGTGGACGAGCGCTGGCGTTCGCCCGAGCCGCAGCGGGTGGCCTCCGCCCGGTTCGTCGTGAAGGGTGACGCCACGGGCGCCCAGCGCTAG
- a CDS encoding M1 family metallopeptidase — translation MAHPTDDKNFRLPTTLRPRRYTATVTLDLEGRAFRGEQRVELELSQPTQEIILHANALELGEVTFRAGNDTRKPASVRVAPVSEAVVLTFDAPLPAGAATLDVLWTGRFSDGLRGLYAAGQVAATQFEAADARRLFPCFDEPAFKAHWALTVRVPPGHTVLGNGKVVKDEADGALRKVTFQETELLSSYLIALVVGPLVGTPEELVEGVPVRTWALKEKAHLAKFGQDAALQVLPRLREYFGLPYAFGKVDQVGIPDFEAGAMENAGLITYREVALLLDPATAPLSVQKRVAEVVTHELAHQWFGNWVTMVWWDDLWLNEAFATWMAFKIVDQWRPEWRMWLDFDAHRASALALDALKSTHPIHGEVRNAGEAGESFDAITYEKGGAVLRMIEGFLGEGPFRDGIRLYMRKHARANAVKDDLWNALGEAAKQPVSELATAWIGQSGFPLVSVKVEGRKVELAQRRLYSEPGVKSPETWPVPMVLRYEDGAGVREQRVLFRDSQATVTLEGTGEVKWLCANGGSTGFYRVAYEKAALDRLTANLGTLAPSERISLLADTWALVRAGLAPVADLLDLAGRFGDEEDEAVLDELIGRLGYIESRLTEGEDQERFRRWVESLLGGGLKKLGWQSVKGEEDRVRLRRAALVRAVGGLARSPETLAEARPLVARMLQGDNTALDANLLDTAVGMVARAGDAALFDELLKRMPTEPDPATQRRYLMALTSFEDPKLTERAQALLFSETVKTQDVAGFATGLLANRTGRDAWWQQLQARWKDLVARTGAAPMLLRRVVEGLGLLRTREHLEQVKALLQANPVPEAQQATAQTLERLTQDVVLRERVSPEVSAWLKRRP, via the coding sequence ATGGCGCATCCCACCGACGACAAGAACTTCCGCCTGCCCACCACCCTCCGTCCGCGCCGCTACACGGCGACGGTGACCCTGGACCTGGAGGGGCGCGCCTTCAGGGGCGAGCAGCGGGTGGAGCTGGAGCTGTCCCAGCCCACGCAGGAGATCATCCTCCACGCCAACGCGCTGGAGCTGGGCGAGGTCACCTTCCGCGCGGGCAATGACACGCGCAAGCCCGCGTCCGTGCGCGTGGCGCCGGTGAGCGAGGCGGTGGTGCTCACCTTTGATGCTCCGCTGCCCGCGGGCGCCGCCACGCTGGACGTGCTGTGGACGGGGCGCTTCTCGGACGGGCTGCGCGGCCTGTACGCGGCGGGGCAGGTGGCCGCGACGCAGTTCGAGGCCGCGGACGCGCGGCGCCTGTTCCCCTGCTTCGACGAGCCCGCCTTCAAGGCGCACTGGGCGCTCACGGTGCGCGTGCCGCCGGGCCACACGGTGCTGGGCAACGGCAAGGTGGTGAAGGACGAGGCGGACGGGGCGCTGCGCAAGGTGACGTTCCAGGAGACGGAGCTGCTCAGCTCGTACCTCATCGCGCTGGTGGTGGGCCCGCTGGTGGGCACGCCCGAGGAGCTGGTGGAAGGCGTGCCGGTGCGCACGTGGGCGCTGAAGGAGAAGGCGCACCTGGCGAAGTTCGGCCAGGACGCGGCGCTCCAGGTGCTGCCCCGCCTGCGGGAGTACTTCGGGCTGCCGTATGCCTTTGGCAAGGTGGACCAGGTGGGCATCCCGGACTTCGAGGCGGGCGCGATGGAGAACGCCGGCCTCATCACCTACCGGGAGGTGGCGCTGCTGTTGGACCCGGCCACCGCACCCCTGTCGGTGCAGAAGCGGGTGGCGGAGGTGGTGACGCACGAGCTGGCGCACCAGTGGTTCGGCAACTGGGTGACGATGGTGTGGTGGGACGACCTCTGGCTCAACGAGGCGTTCGCCACCTGGATGGCGTTCAAGATCGTCGACCAGTGGCGGCCGGAGTGGCGCATGTGGCTGGACTTCGACGCGCACCGGGCGAGCGCGCTGGCGCTGGACGCGCTGAAGTCCACGCACCCCATCCACGGGGAGGTGCGCAACGCGGGCGAGGCGGGTGAGAGCTTCGACGCCATCACCTACGAGAAGGGCGGCGCGGTGCTGCGGATGATTGAAGGGTTCCTGGGAGAGGGGCCCTTCCGCGACGGCATCCGGCTGTACATGCGCAAGCACGCGCGGGCGAACGCGGTGAAGGACGACCTGTGGAACGCGCTGGGTGAGGCGGCGAAGCAGCCGGTGTCGGAGTTGGCCACGGCGTGGATTGGCCAGAGCGGCTTCCCGCTGGTGTCGGTGAAGGTGGAGGGGCGCAAGGTGGAGCTGGCGCAGCGGCGCCTCTATTCGGAGCCGGGGGTGAAGAGCCCGGAGACGTGGCCGGTGCCCATGGTGCTGCGCTATGAGGACGGCGCGGGCGTGCGGGAGCAGCGCGTGCTGTTCCGCGACTCCCAGGCGACGGTGACGTTGGAGGGCACGGGCGAGGTGAAGTGGCTGTGCGCGAACGGCGGCTCCACGGGCTTCTACCGGGTGGCGTACGAGAAGGCGGCGCTGGACAGGCTGACGGCGAACCTTGGGACGCTGGCGCCGTCGGAGCGCATCTCGCTGCTGGCGGACACCTGGGCGCTGGTGCGCGCGGGCCTGGCGCCGGTGGCAGACCTGCTGGACCTGGCGGGGCGCTTCGGGGACGAGGAGGACGAGGCGGTGCTGGACGAGCTCATCGGGCGGCTGGGCTACATCGAGAGCCGGCTGACGGAGGGCGAGGACCAGGAGCGCTTCCGCCGGTGGGTGGAGTCGCTGCTGGGCGGCGGCCTCAAGAAGCTGGGCTGGCAGTCCGTGAAGGGAGAAGAGGACCGGGTGCGGCTGCGCCGGGCGGCGCTGGTGCGTGCGGTGGGCGGGCTGGCGCGCAGCCCGGAGACGCTGGCGGAGGCCCGGCCGCTGGTGGCGAGGATGCTCCAGGGGGACAACACGGCGCTGGACGCGAACCTGCTGGACACGGCGGTGGGCATGGTGGCGCGGGCGGGAGACGCGGCGCTGTTCGACGAATTGCTCAAGCGGATGCCGACGGAGCCGGACCCCGCGACGCAGCGGCGGTACCTGATGGCGCTCACGTCCTTCGAGGACCCGAAGCTGACGGAGCGGGCGCAGGCGCTGTTGTTCTCGGAGACGGTGAAGACGCAGGACGTGGCGGGCTTCGCGACGGGCCTGCTGGCCAACCGCACCGGGCGCGACGCGTGGTGGCAGCAGCTGCAGGCGCGCTGGAAGGACCTGGTCGCGCGCACGGGCGCGGCGCCCATGCTGCTGCGCCGGGTGGTGGAAGGCCTGGGCCTGCTGCGCACGCGCGAGCACCTGGAGCAGGTGAAGGCCCTGCTCCAGGCGAACCCCGTCCCGGAGGCGCAGCAGGCCACGGCGCAGACGCTGGAGCGGCTGACGCAGGACGTGGTGCTGCGCGAGCGCGTGTCCCCGGAAGTGTCCGCGTGGCTGAAGCGCCGGCCGTGA
- a CDS encoding AAA family ATPase, giving the protein MPPAPLLPSFRVQGFRAFRDLEIPRLGRVNLIVGKNNVGKTTALEALKVYAAGADAPWEIRDLLERRQEIRRGSPREKTSSQIDIDRVFFQSAHSGRTSVIQLGSISGEAPLRIQAGRVSGNAPSFRPFDGAFYTADEEVPDTAQPANPVLRISLGTVPIQFASLRSLSDLHSLEVADMQLGRLPDARTPVTCGFLPARGIDKASIGALWDSIVLTANEQSTLQALRIIAPDIERISLVEDPRQQGVRYALIARREHASPEPLHSMGDGMNRVFELALGLVSARDGLFLIDEVENGVHYAAQEQLWRFIFEAASQLGVQVFATTHSWDCIAAFQKAASFHPEDGVLISLAQVDGDIKAAVFNERDLEIITRESIEVR; this is encoded by the coding sequence ATGCCCCCCGCTCCCCTCCTGCCCTCCTTCCGCGTCCAGGGGTTCAGAGCGTTCAGGGACCTGGAGATTCCACGGCTGGGCCGCGTCAACCTGATCGTCGGCAAGAACAACGTGGGGAAGACCACCGCCCTGGAAGCGCTCAAGGTCTACGCGGCGGGAGCGGATGCCCCCTGGGAGATCCGGGACCTCTTGGAGCGTCGGCAGGAGATCCGTCGTGGCTCACCTAGAGAGAAGACATCCTCCCAGATCGACATCGACCGGGTGTTCTTCCAGTCAGCGCATTCCGGCCGGACCTCCGTCATCCAGCTGGGCTCCATCTCAGGAGAAGCGCCACTGCGGATCCAAGCGGGACGAGTGAGCGGCAATGCACCTTCATTCCGTCCATTCGATGGCGCGTTCTACACTGCGGACGAAGAGGTCCCAGACACCGCCCAGCCAGCCAACCCGGTTTTGCGAATCAGCCTGGGCACCGTCCCCATCCAATTCGCCTCACTGCGCTCGCTCAGTGACCTCCATTCGCTTGAAGTCGCGGACATGCAACTGGGCCGGCTCCCGGACGCACGGACGCCCGTGACGTGCGGCTTCCTTCCGGCGCGCGGTATCGACAAGGCAAGCATCGGTGCCCTTTGGGACAGCATCGTCCTGACCGCGAATGAGCAATCCACGCTCCAGGCACTGCGCATCATCGCACCGGACATTGAGCGCATTTCTCTCGTGGAGGATCCCCGGCAGCAGGGCGTACGGTACGCGCTCATCGCCAGGAGGGAGCACGCCAGCCCCGAACCCCTGCACAGCATGGGCGATGGAATGAATCGCGTCTTTGAACTCGCGCTGGGTCTGGTGAGTGCCAGGGATGGACTCTTCTTGATTGATGAGGTCGAAAACGGCGTCCACTACGCCGCCCAGGAACAGCTCTGGCGTTTCATCTTCGAGGCCGCCAGTCAGCTGGGAGTGCAGGTCTTCGCCACCACGCACAGCTGGGACTGCATCGCGGCCTTCCAGAAGGCGGCTTCTTTTCATCCAGAGGACGGTGTGCTGATCAGCCTCGCCCAGGTTGACGGCGACATCAAAGCCGCCGTCTTCAATGAGCGCGACCTGGAGATCATCACCCGGGAATCCATCGAGGTCCGCTGA
- a CDS encoding DUF3226 domain-containing protein gives MPPKPEQVLLVEGADDREVIYRLCNHHKLDNKQLFDVDAKDGYERLRDDLKVRPRVPGVKAIGVVVDADEDPAHRWQSLRDALVHSGYTQLPEHPDAAGVIIPAQGTLPRIGIWMMPDNQLTGILEDFLQRIIQQGDALLPSAFKALDALPERRFKPSYRSKAAIHTWLAWQEEPGTPLGQAVSKHYLQADHELALRFVDWMKRLFIPSLPTGSP, from the coding sequence ATGCCGCCCAAACCAGAGCAGGTCCTGCTGGTGGAAGGGGCGGACGACCGCGAAGTCATCTACCGCCTCTGCAACCACCACAAGCTCGACAACAAGCAGCTGTTCGATGTCGATGCCAAGGATGGTTACGAGCGACTGCGGGATGACCTGAAGGTCCGCCCACGCGTTCCTGGCGTGAAGGCCATCGGTGTCGTAGTCGACGCGGACGAGGACCCTGCCCATCGGTGGCAGTCCCTGCGCGACGCGCTGGTGCACTCCGGATACACCCAGCTGCCGGAACACCCCGATGCAGCCGGCGTCATCATTCCCGCGCAAGGCACCCTGCCGCGCATTGGAATCTGGATGATGCCCGACAACCAGCTCACGGGAATCCTGGAGGACTTCCTCCAGCGGATCATCCAGCAGGGGGATGCGCTCCTTCCCTCGGCCTTCAAGGCCCTGGACGCCCTTCCCGAGCGCCGCTTCAAGCCCTCCTATCGCTCCAAGGCCGCCATCCACACCTGGCTTGCCTGGCAGGAAGAGCCCGGCACGCCCCTGGGGCAGGCTGTTTCCAAGCACTACCTCCAGGCGGACCACGAACTCGCCTTGCGTTTCGTGGACTGGATGAAACGCCTCTTCATTCCCTCCCTACCAACCGGCAGCCCATGA
- a CDS encoding DUF6986 family protein: MKTTLTPERSAASREALRRANTAFSRVYPGESSQRQPVHTVYGGAHLFRATTARKMGDIALAAMRDHAPDGAALAHGLGLSQQGGFAQRVYARVVDKLEREPVEDFRLDFEDGYGHRPDAEEDAHAVSAAQEVARGLAQGTLPPFIGIRVKALTEELYARSSRTLDLFVTSLLEHTGGRLPPSFVVTLPKVTVPEQVTALAHLLSELESVHGLPSGALMLELMVETPQALFDSRGRPHLLSLVEAGEGRCSHVHLGAYDYTSALNVSAHVQGMLHPACDFLRDTVQVLLAGTGVRLSDGATTLMPVGPHRKQGDTPLLPAQLRENTDAVHRAWQVAWRNTRHSLERAYYQGWDLHPAQLPVRYAAVYAFFLEGLEPSSQRLKAFVDKAAQATMLGGVFDDAATGQGLLNFFLRGLACGALTEEEVRATGLTLEELRGRSFRAIVQARAAPSR, translated from the coding sequence ATGAAGACCACGCTCACGCCCGAACGCTCCGCCGCCTCCCGCGAAGCCCTGCGCCGCGCCAACACGGCGTTCTCCCGCGTGTACCCGGGTGAATCCTCGCAGCGCCAGCCCGTGCACACCGTGTACGGCGGCGCCCACCTCTTCCGTGCCACCACGGCGCGGAAGATGGGCGACATCGCCCTCGCGGCCATGCGCGACCACGCACCCGACGGCGCGGCGCTCGCCCACGGCCTGGGCCTGTCCCAGCAGGGCGGCTTCGCCCAGCGCGTCTACGCCCGCGTCGTGGACAAGCTGGAGCGCGAACCCGTGGAGGACTTCCGCCTGGACTTCGAGGACGGCTACGGCCACCGCCCCGACGCCGAGGAGGACGCCCACGCCGTCTCCGCCGCCCAGGAGGTCGCTCGCGGCCTCGCGCAGGGCACCCTGCCCCCCTTCATCGGCATCCGCGTGAAGGCCTTGACGGAGGAGCTGTACGCCCGCTCCTCCCGCACCCTGGACCTCTTCGTCACCTCCCTGCTGGAGCACACCGGCGGCAGGCTCCCGCCGTCCTTCGTCGTCACCCTGCCCAAGGTCACCGTGCCCGAACAGGTGACCGCCCTGGCCCACCTGCTGTCGGAGCTGGAGTCCGTCCACGGCCTCCCCTCCGGCGCGCTGATGCTGGAGCTGATGGTGGAGACGCCCCAGGCCCTCTTCGACTCGCGGGGCCGTCCCCACCTGCTCTCGCTCGTGGAGGCGGGCGAGGGCCGCTGCTCCCACGTGCACCTGGGCGCCTACGACTACACCTCCGCCCTCAACGTCAGCGCCCACGTCCAGGGCATGCTCCACCCCGCCTGCGACTTCCTGCGCGACACCGTGCAGGTGCTCCTCGCCGGCACCGGCGTGCGCCTGTCCGACGGCGCCACCACCCTCATGCCCGTGGGCCCGCACCGCAAGCAGGGCGACACCCCGCTCCTCCCCGCGCAGCTCCGGGAGAACACCGACGCCGTGCACCGCGCGTGGCAGGTGGCCTGGCGCAACACGCGGCACTCGCTGGAGCGCGCGTACTACCAGGGCTGGGACCTGCATCCCGCCCAGCTCCCCGTGCGCTACGCCGCCGTCTACGCCTTCTTCCTGGAGGGCCTGGAGCCGTCGTCCCAGCGCCTCAAGGCCTTCGTGGACAAGGCCGCCCAGGCCACGATGCTCGGGGGCGTGTTCGACGACGCCGCCACCGGCCAGGGCCTGCTCAACTTCTTCCTGCGCGGGCTCGCGTGCGGCGCCCTCACCGAGGAGGAGGTCCGCGCCACCGGCCTGACGCTGGAGGAGCTGCGCGGCCGCTCCTTCCGCGCCATCGTCCAGGCCCGCGCGGCCCCGTCACGTTGA
- a CDS encoding tail fiber domain-containing protein — protein MWIRGRVIALGCVVGVVASGCGSDGDSGPQDPRWQVGTGLKLDGEAVSVVYGDGPGTAVEGNDPRLLPPVAATQLALDVSAPAETSTPLVLVRNTTGGAGEPTWDKQPLLTVDSAGGLLARGAANVGAIPMSGEGMRMMWYPAKGAFRAGSATTQWDDASTGEFSWAGGNVTQASGYGTFAFGDACEASGTVAVCLGSANKAPGTASFVMGASSVASGFASVSMGYTNTSSGQGSVALGYRVAANADYSTALGYRASSGGYEGSFIWADASLQSPTAVSNTAANQFMVRAAGGVRLRTRSDLGTGCDLPAGSGVFSCTSDRATKEDFRRVDGEEVLAKVAAMPVESWRYRAEADGVRHMGPVAQDFRAAFGLGPDDKSIGLLDIDGVNMVAIQALARRTQELSAKSAEVDTLKAELVELKRSLSRLEAAVHARGAKP, from the coding sequence ATGTGGATTCGAGGACGGGTCATCGCGCTGGGCTGTGTCGTCGGGGTGGTCGCGAGCGGATGTGGCTCCGACGGGGACTCCGGCCCGCAAGACCCGCGGTGGCAGGTGGGCACGGGGCTGAAGCTGGACGGCGAGGCGGTGAGCGTCGTCTACGGCGACGGCCCGGGCACGGCGGTGGAGGGCAATGATCCCCGGCTGCTGCCCCCGGTCGCGGCCACGCAGCTGGCGCTGGACGTGAGCGCGCCCGCGGAGACGTCCACGCCGCTGGTGCTCGTGCGCAACACCACGGGCGGCGCCGGAGAACCGACCTGGGACAAGCAGCCGCTGCTCACGGTGGATTCGGCGGGCGGGCTGCTGGCGCGGGGCGCGGCGAACGTCGGCGCCATCCCCATGTCGGGCGAGGGCATGCGGATGATGTGGTACCCCGCCAAGGGCGCCTTCCGCGCGGGCTCCGCCACGACGCAGTGGGATGACGCCAGCACCGGTGAGTTCTCCTGGGCGGGTGGCAACGTGACGCAGGCCAGCGGCTACGGCACCTTCGCCTTTGGCGACGCGTGCGAGGCCTCCGGCACGGTCGCGGTCTGCCTGGGCAGTGCCAACAAGGCCCCGGGGACGGCTTCGTTCGTGATGGGCGCCTCGTCGGTGGCGAGCGGGTTCGCCTCCGTGTCGATGGGGTACACCAACACGTCCAGCGGTCAGGGCTCGGTGGCGCTGGGCTACCGGGTCGCGGCGAACGCGGACTACTCCACCGCGCTGGGATATCGGGCGTCGTCGGGGGGCTATGAGGGCTCGTTCATCTGGGCCGACGCCTCCCTCCAGAGCCCCACGGCCGTGTCGAACACCGCGGCCAATCAGTTCATGGTGCGCGCGGCGGGCGGCGTGCGGCTGCGCACCCGGAGCGACCTGGGCACCGGGTGCGACCTGCCAGCGGGCTCCGGCGTGTTCAGTTGCACGTCGGACCGCGCCACCAAGGAGGACTTCCGCCGCGTGGACGGCGAGGAGGTCCTGGCGAAGGTGGCCGCGATGCCGGTGGAGAGCTGGCGCTACAGGGCGGAGGCGGACGGCGTGCGGCACATGGGTCCGGTGGCGCAGGACTTCCGCGCGGCCTTCGGGCTGGGCCCGGATGACAAGAGCATCGGGTTGCTCGACATCGACGGGGTGAACATGGTGGCCATCCAGGCGCTGGCGCGGCGCACGCAGGAGCTGAGCGCGAAGAGCGCGGAGGTGGACACGCTCAAGGCGGAGCTGGTGGAGCTGAAGCGCAGCCTGTCCCGCCTGGAAGCGGCCGTGCATGCGCGCGGCGCGAAGCCCTGA
- a CDS encoding DUF2804 domain-containing protein yields MKPEREAEALLPFAPTSVASSQGEPRFGTYQGELPEVDLPRLLGKWAPGRTTRLLKRKRWHYTFVATQEVAALFAVVDLGYTANAFAVAVDLQEKKPLCDVSFLGVPGPLAEVSDKPGAGLTAAFRTLGGKMSVKRGESDERYQVEVDVSRMRTQSLQTFQWKGDLLVAGGPPALTVIAPVAGDGLVNVTQKRSGLLAFGSLEAGGRRFRLDGGVGGMDYTQGYLARHTAWRWAFAAGRLPDGTPVGINLVEGFNEGVTEANENAIWLGDRLYPVGRAHFEYNTKELLDPWRMTTDDGAVDLRFKPIYVHREERNLRLIVSHFAQPVGFFEGTVRVGGRELALSNVPGVSEDQDMLW; encoded by the coding sequence ATGAAGCCTGAGCGAGAAGCCGAAGCCCTGCTGCCCTTCGCCCCGACTTCGGTGGCCTCCTCGCAGGGGGAGCCCCGGTTCGGGACGTACCAGGGGGAGCTGCCCGAAGTGGACCTGCCCCGCCTGTTGGGGAAGTGGGCTCCCGGGCGCACCACGCGCCTGCTCAAGCGCAAGCGCTGGCACTACACCTTCGTGGCCACGCAGGAGGTGGCGGCGCTCTTCGCGGTGGTGGACCTGGGCTACACGGCCAACGCCTTCGCGGTGGCGGTGGACCTCCAGGAGAAGAAGCCCCTGTGCGACGTGAGCTTCCTGGGCGTGCCCGGGCCGCTCGCGGAGGTGAGCGACAAGCCGGGCGCGGGCCTGACGGCGGCGTTCCGCACGCTGGGCGGCAAGATGTCCGTCAAGCGCGGCGAGTCCGACGAGCGCTACCAGGTGGAGGTGGACGTCAGCCGCATGCGCACGCAGTCGCTCCAGACGTTCCAGTGGAAGGGCGACCTGCTGGTGGCGGGCGGTCCTCCGGCGCTCACCGTCATCGCGCCGGTGGCGGGGGACGGGCTGGTGAACGTCACCCAGAAGCGCAGCGGCCTGTTGGCCTTCGGGAGCCTGGAGGCGGGCGGCAGGCGCTTCCGGTTGGACGGCGGCGTGGGCGGCATGGACTACACGCAGGGCTACCTGGCGCGGCACACCGCCTGGCGGTGGGCCTTCGCGGCGGGCCGGCTGCCGGACGGCACGCCCGTGGGCATCAACCTGGTGGAGGGCTTCAACGAGGGCGTCACCGAGGCCAACGAGAACGCCATCTGGCTGGGGGACCGGCTCTACCCGGTGGGCCGCGCGCACTTCGAATACAACACGAAGGAGCTGCTGGACCCCTGGCGCATGACGACGGACGACGGCGCGGTGGACCTGCGCTTCAAGCCCATCTACGTGCACCGCGAGGAGCGCAACCTGCGCCTCATCGTGAGCCACTTCGCCCAGCCCGTGGGCTTCTTCGAAGGCACCGTGCGCGTGGGCGGCCGCGAGCTGGCGCTGTCCAACGTCCCGGGCGTCAGCGAGGACCAGGACATGCTCTGGTAG
- a CDS encoding ABC transporter permease gives MRRLVGTVLRKEVLDHLRDRRTLGSALLWPLLGPLVFLVMFNVMASWYRQDRPLEMPVVGREHAPSLMAFLERYGATLSEAPEDYEALVQAGKLDVVLVVPDDYAEDFAQGRTAAVRLVVDSSRNKARHSVQRAQRMLAVYSQQTGSQRLFARGVAPELAVPVRVDELDLSTPEKTAATVLTTIPLFLVMAAFAGGMQLASDTMAGERERGSLEPLLLNPAPRGAVVAGKWLATCAMAATGVMLCLLGYFLVVKRVPLEDLGVRARFDAQAALGMLAAVMPLVLAASAVQMWVSTYARSFKEAQTYLSLLMVLPTLPGMMLALSPIQTQTWMFAVPVLGQEMLAAEVMRGETLGPVPFLLALLSCLVVAALALRFTTRLLSHERIIFGRS, from the coding sequence ATGAGGCGGCTCGTTGGAACGGTGCTGCGCAAGGAGGTGCTCGACCACCTGCGCGACCGGCGCACGCTGGGCTCCGCGCTGCTGTGGCCGCTGCTGGGCCCGCTCGTGTTCCTGGTGATGTTCAACGTGATGGCCTCCTGGTACCGGCAGGACCGGCCGCTGGAGATGCCGGTGGTGGGCCGCGAGCACGCGCCCAGCCTGATGGCCTTCCTGGAGCGCTACGGCGCGACGCTGTCGGAGGCCCCGGAGGACTACGAGGCCCTGGTGCAGGCCGGCAAGCTGGACGTGGTGCTGGTGGTGCCGGACGACTACGCGGAGGACTTCGCGCAGGGGCGCACCGCCGCGGTGAGGCTGGTGGTGGACAGCTCGCGCAACAAGGCGCGCCACTCCGTGCAGCGCGCGCAGCGGATGCTGGCGGTGTACTCGCAGCAGACCGGCAGCCAGCGGCTGTTCGCGCGCGGCGTGGCGCCGGAGCTGGCGGTGCCCGTGCGCGTGGACGAGCTGGACCTGTCCACCCCGGAGAAGACCGCGGCCACGGTGCTCACCACCATCCCGCTGTTCCTGGTGATGGCGGCGTTCGCGGGCGGCATGCAGCTGGCCAGCGACACCATGGCGGGGGAGCGCGAGCGCGGCTCGCTGGAGCCCCTGCTGCTCAACCCCGCCCCGCGCGGCGCGGTGGTGGCGGGCAAGTGGCTGGCCACGTGCGCCATGGCGGCCACGGGCGTGATGCTGTGTCTGCTGGGCTACTTCCTGGTGGTCAAGCGCGTGCCCCTGGAGGACCTGGGCGTGCGAGCCCGCTTCGACGCGCAGGCCGCGCTGGGGATGCTGGCGGCGGTGATGCCGCTGGTGCTCGCCGCGTCCGCGGTGCAGATGTGGGTGTCCACGTATGCCCGCTCCTTCAAGGAGGCGCAGACGTACCTGTCGCTCCTGATGGTGCTGCCCACGCTGCCGGGGATGATGCTGGCGCTGTCGCCCATCCAGACGCAGACGTGGATGTTCGCGGTGCCGGTGCTGGGCCAGGAGATGCTCGCCGCGGAGGTGATGCGCGGGGAGACGCTGGGGCCGGTGCCCTTCCTGCTCGCGCTGCTGTCGTGCCTGGTGGTGGCGGCGCTGGCCCTGCGCTTCACCACGCGGCTGTTGTCGCACGAGCGCATCATCTTCGGCCGGAGCTAG
- a CDS encoding ABC transporter ATP-binding protein produces MIEARNLHKQFGAVTAVEDVTFTAQDGVITGLLGPNGAGKTTTLRMLYTLIRPDRGTATVDGVDVAKQPEVARRALGVLPDARGLYPRLTAREHARYFGELHGLSGAALDARVEELVELLDMKDIADRRTEGFSQGERVKVALARALVHGPRNVLLDEPTNGLDVMATRSVRTLLRKLKGQGCCVVFSSHVMQEVAALCDRIVVVARGRVVADGTADALRASTGKDSLEEAFVSVIGSEQGLSE; encoded by the coding sequence ATGATTGAAGCCAGGAACCTGCACAAGCAGTTCGGCGCGGTGACGGCGGTGGAGGACGTGACGTTCACCGCGCAGGACGGCGTCATCACCGGCCTCTTGGGCCCCAACGGCGCCGGCAAGACGACGACGCTGCGGATGCTCTACACGCTCATCCGTCCGGACCGGGGCACCGCCACCGTGGACGGCGTGGACGTGGCGAAGCAGCCGGAGGTGGCCCGGCGCGCGCTGGGCGTGCTGCCGGACGCGCGCGGCCTCTACCCGCGCCTGACCGCGCGCGAACACGCCCGGTACTTCGGCGAGCTGCACGGGCTGTCCGGCGCGGCGCTGGACGCGCGCGTGGAGGAGCTGGTGGAGCTGCTGGACATGAAGGACATCGCGGACCGGCGCACGGAGGGCTTCAGCCAGGGCGAGCGCGTGAAGGTGGCGCTGGCGCGCGCGCTGGTGCACGGGCCGCGCAACGTGCTGCTGGACGAGCCCACCAACGGGCTGGACGTGATGGCCACGCGGTCGGTGCGCACGCTCCTGCGCAAGCTGAAGGGGCAGGGCTGCTGCGTGGTGTTCTCCAGCCACGTCATGCAGGAGGTGGCCGCGCTGTGTGACCGCATCGTGGTGGTGGCCCGGGGCCGGGTGGTGGCGGACGGGACGGCGGACGCGCTGCGCGCGAGCACCGGGAAGGACAGCCTGGAGGAAGCGTTCGTGAGCGTGATTGGCAGCGAGCAGGGGTTGAGCGAATGA